A region from the Pempheris klunzingeri isolate RE-2024b chromosome 17, fPemKlu1.hap1, whole genome shotgun sequence genome encodes:
- the LOC139216328 gene encoding MICAL-like protein 1: MSNISQGMASPRALREWCRATCACYPNVEITNMTTSFRDGLAFCAIIHKHRPDLLEFRSLSKENIYQNNKLAFEVAETKLGIPALLDPKDMVSTKVPDCLSILTYLSQYYHFFNRKSYAGLPSLRSSHVTALNNLEISKTPEDVKPLKTSTDLETIREDRLSNTRPRTVCNLCFKPIHLIQRHLIDGKIYHRSCFRCKVCRSTLLHGSYTRGSDAGSLICTLHVTDRKIIRVQLNQQTESTENQSERRKSSTGSSTQANVGLFCSRCSCIRDIRDQSLPDNKQLPCCSPTSDRPKVNIKHPWLTIIHPGPWTQLPRAPPPLPKSVYSTQNAWYRPKERPQNPFREEEEEEEEEERPDKPNPPKNPDFRGAAGVADTVGASSEPVGDTSQIGTSELDETGNTGGSLVKQTEAAAAAAAGPHGFSDEAQGHVLSRSLSVPAITSARDQSSFLLHDMTEANESDQVISCQSKAACRENPFDRKPAMVKSKSFQTLSSKQASAPGHGFPLIKRKVQTEQDVSTEGLQMEMSELDKHLEALEQRGVQLERNLRDSQNEKEEGQMLMEWFSLFYNRHVLMRKATELVHLTKQQKLEERQADVEYELRCLLNKPDGDWSQEDREQEQQMMDELVAIIDQRNQIISSLDQDRQREREECVLLEAMNKNKEVQKEGLKELKKSKGKFNPTTVFKMLNHKTRSTKDSVEKNT; the protein is encoded by the exons ATGTCAAATATCTCACAAGGAATGGCATCACCGAGGGCTTTACGAGAGTGGTGCCGCGCCACATGCGCCTGTTACCCCAACGTGGAAATAACAAACATGACAACCTCATTCAGGGATGGACTTGCATTTTGTGCCATCATCCACAAGCACCGGCCCGACTTGCT AGAGTTCCGCTCCCTCtccaaagaaaatatttatcaaaacaACAAGCTG GCGTTTGAGGTTGCAGAGACAAAGCTGGGCATCCCTGCACTGCTGGACCCGAAGGACATGGTTTCCACCAAGGTGCCTGATTGTTTGAGCATCCTCACCTACCTTTCCCAGTACTACCACTTCTTCAACAGGAAGTCTTATG CAGGTCTACCCAGTTTGAGGTCATCACATGTCACTGCCTTGAATAATCTCGAAATAAGTAAAACTCCTGAGGATGTGAAGCCCCTGAAG aCCTCGACTGATCTTGAAACCATTAGAGAAGATCGTTTATCCAACACGAGGCCACGAACAGTGTGCAATCTGTGTTTTAAGCCTATCCACCTCATACAGAGACATTTGATCGACGGAAAGATCTACCATCGCAGCTGTTTCAG GTGCAAAGTGTGCCGCAGCACTCTCTTACATGGGTCTTACACACGGGGAAGTGATGCTGGATCCCTGATATGCACTCTCCAtgtaacagacagaaaaatcaTCCGGGTTCAGCTGAATCAGCAAACGGAATCTACTGAGAATCA AAGTGAAAGAAGAAAGTCGTCGACCGGTTCCAGCACCCAGGCGAATGTTGGACTCTTCTGCAGCCGCTGCTCCTGTATCAGGGACATCAGGGACCAAAGCCTCCCCGACAACAAACAGCTCCCATGTTGCAG CCCAACCAGTGATAGGCCTAAGGTGAATATCAAACATCCGTGGTTGACCATCATCCACCCCGGGCCCTGGACCCAACTGCCCCGCGCTCCGCCTCCTTTGCCTAAATCTGTCTATTCTACACAGAATGCATGGTACAGACCCAAAGAGCGTCCTCAAAATCCAtttagagaggaggaggaggaggaggaggaggaggaacgaCCAGATAAACCCAATCCACCTAAGAATCCAGATTTCAGAGGGGCTGCTGGAGTTGCGGACACAGTGGGCGCTTCAAGTGAACCAGTTGGAGATACTAGTCAGATTGGTACATCAGAACTGGATGAAACTGGAAACACAGGAGGTTCACTCGTGAAGcagactgaagcagcagcagcagcagcagcagggccgCATGGCTTTTCAGATGAAGCACAGGGTCACGTTTTATCAAGGAGTCTGTCTGTACCAGCAATCACATCTGCCCGTGATCAGAGTTCATTTTTGCTTCATGACATGACAGAGGCAAATGAATCTGATCAGGTCATATCATGCCAAAGTAAG gcgGCCTGCAGAGAGAATCCTTTTGATCGAAAACCTGCCATGGTCAAATCTAAGAGTTTTCAGACGCTGTCATCTAAACAGGCCTCTGCTCCTGGACACGGCTTCCCACTCATCAAGAGGAAG GTGCAGACAGAGCAGGATGTTTCTACAGAAGGCCTGCAGATGGAGATGAGCGAACTGGATAAACATCTTGAGGCACTGGAACAAAGGGGAGTCCAACTGGAGAGGAATCTGAGAGACAGCCAGAATG aaaaagaggagggacAAATGCTGATGGAGTGGTTCTCTCTTTTCTACAACAGACATGTTCTGATGCGCAAAGCTACTGAGCTGGTTCATCT GACAAAGCAGCAGAAGTTAGAGGAGCGACAGGCAGATGTGGAGTACGAGCTCAGATGCCTCCTTAATAAACCAG ATGGTGACTGGAGTCAGGAGGATCGGGAACAAGAGCAGCAGATGATGGATGAGCTGGTCGCCATTATCGACCAGAGGAATCAGATCATCAGCAGCTTGGATCAGGACAGGCAGAG GGAAAGAGAAGAATGTGTGCTTTTAGAAGCCATGAATAAGAATAAAG AGGTCCAGAAAGAAGGACTAAAGGAGCTAAAGAAGTCAAAAGGAAAG
- the LOC139216539 gene encoding ADP-ribosylation factor-binding protein GGA1-like, which produces MAAPPDAESLESRINRATNPLNRDTDWSSIHAFCDQLNNDLEGPQLATRLLAHKIQSPQEWEAMQALLVLETCMKNCGKRFHSEVGKFRFLNELIKVVSPKYLGSRSPEPVKNKVLELIYSWTLGLPDEAKISDAYQMLKKQGIIKQDPELPPDKQLNLPPPRPKNAIFEDEEKSKMLSRLLNSSHPEDLKAANKLIKEMVQEDQRRAEKVSKRVNAIQEVKESVTLLTQLLQDYDIKASNQSNAELIQDLYQRCEKMRPTLFRLASDTEDNDEALAEILQANDSLTHVINLYKQRVKGEIVNGNNTLNTQKQSGGTALLDLSGLDTSPQSPPSFPECPTPTDSLNAPSQETGISLLDDELMSLGLSEGTHTSNPPSQPEDSTAWDSFQSSDSIDADIPAAPSLLLSPDPPSLSQPLSSGSTPGNSALDELDLLGKTLLQQALPPEGLQVKWDKQQSKPTLRDLQSKSGPSVAPNPIPVFTAEHPAPLPNSQPTLGASLLDMSPTHTETPSAEVTLTDVFVPLESIKPSSLLPVTVFDGHSLRVLFHFAHDSPPSRPDVLVVIISMLSSAPVPVTNINFQTTAPKSMAVKLQPPSGTELPAFNPILPPAAITQILLLANPDKEKVQLQYRLTFTMGEQEHSESGSLEQFPPPETWGNL; this is translated from the exons ATGGCTGCGCCGCCCGATGCGGAGAGTTTGGAGTCTCGTATCA ACAGAGCCACAAACCCACTTAATAGAGACACAGACTGGAGCAGCATCCATGCCTTCTGTGACCAGCTCAACAATGACTTGGAGGG ACCTCAGCTGGCCACCAGACTCCTGGCCCACAAGATCCAGTCTCCACAGGAGTGGGAGGCCATGCAGGCTCTGCTG GTCCTGGAGACATGTATGAAAAACTGTGGGAAAAGGTTTCACAGTGAAGTGGGCAAGTTCCGTTTTCTCAATGAACTAATCAAAGTAGTTTCTCCGAAG TACCTGGGCTCACGGTCACCAGAGCCAGTGAAAAATAAGGTTTTGGAGTTGATCTATAGCTGGACATTGGGGTTACCTGATGAGGCCAAGATCTCAGATGCCTATCAGATGCTGAAGAAACAAG GTATCATTAAACAAGACCCAGAGCTGCCACCTGACAAACAACTGAACCTTCCTCCACCCAGACCCAAGAATGCCATttttgaggatgaggagaagtCAAAA ATGTTGTCTCGTCTGTTGAATAGCTCACACCCAGAGGACCTAAAAGCTGCCAACAAACTCATCAAGGAAATGGTCCAAGAG GATCAGAGGCGAGCAGAGAAGGTGTCAAAGCGGGTGAACGCCATTCAGGAAGTGAAGGAGAGCGTCACACTGCTGACTCAGCTTCTGCAGGACTACGACATCAAAGCCAGCAATCAGAGCAACGCTGAACTCATACAG GATCTGTACCAGCGCTGTGAGAAAATGAGACCTACACTGTTCAGACTGGCAAGTGACACAGAGGACAACGACGAGGCTCTGG CGGAGATCCTGCAGGCCAACGACAGCCTGACCCACGTCATCAACCTGTACAAGCAGAGGGTGAAGGGAGAGATAGTAAACGGCAACAACACATTAAACACTCAGAAACAATCAG GAGGGACGGCTCTGCTAGATCTGTCAGGATTGGACACATCACCACAGTCGCCACCATCCTTCCCAGAGTGTCCCACTCCAACAGACAGCCTCAACGCCCCCTCGCAAGAAACGGGGATCAGTCTCCTTGACGACGAGCTCATGTCACTCG GTTTAAGTGAAGGAACACACACCTCCAACCCTCCCTCACAGCCTGAGGACTCCACAGCCTGGGACTCATTCCAG TCCTCTGACAGCATAGACGCAGACATCCCAGCAGCACCCAGCCTCCTCCTGAGTCCGGATCCGCCCTCCCTCTCTCAACCCCTTTCGTCTGGCTCCACCCCTGGGAACTCTGCCCTGGATGAACTGGACCTGCTGGGAAAGACACTTCTGCAGCAGGCCCTGCCTCCAGAGGGCCTGCAGGTCAAATG GGACAAGCAGCAGTCCAAACCAACTCTAAGAGATCTCCAGAGCAAGTCTGGGCCAAGCGTCGCCCCAAACCCCATCCCTGTCTTCACCGCTGAACATCCTGCACCCCTCCCCAACTCTCAGCCCACCCTCGGAGCATCGTTGCTGGATATGTCCCCGACTCACACCGAAACTCCTTCTGCAGAGGTCACCCTGACTGATGTTTTTGTACCGCTAGAATCCATTAAGCCCA GTAGCCTGTTGCCTGTGACTGTGTTTGACGGACACAGTCTGCGGGTTCTCTTTCACTTTGCTCACGACTCGCCTCCATCTCGTCCTGATGTGCTGGTGGTGATCATCTCCATGCTGTCGTCCGCCCCTGTCCCCGTCACCAACATAAACTTCCAGACCACAGCTCCAAAG TCTATGGCAGTGAAGCTTCAGCCTCCATCAGGAACAGAGCTCCCAGCTTTCAACCCCAtccttcctcctgctgccatCACACAGATCCTCCTGCTGGCAAACCCAGACAAG GAGAAAGTACAGCTGCAGTACAGATTAACCTTCACCATGGGAGAGCAGGAGCACAGTGAGAGCGGCAGTCTAGAACAGTTTCCTCCTCCGGAAACTTGGGGGAACCTATAG